In Takifugu flavidus isolate HTHZ2018 chromosome 5, ASM371156v2, whole genome shotgun sequence, the following proteins share a genomic window:
- the LOC130525228 gene encoding uncharacterized protein LOC130525228, whose protein sequence is MGCCCSKTEEWRDSDSDSDSDSESISGIDSDISSLSDILHYSGRSTKTVEHRQHTTAGTQHAWLDAELKGDSRCKEEPEVLRNPTRGVGPTLDSDPCVALPRLSTGGEENTPVVSKLSKPVQSTLVGPLSVALLVTQASGDHQRPKVDPKPQRDEKGGEELHVLTTAPPQAFKTTTRSVGCMCDIDADELEQEQSQGATAGARDESINRAPNQVINTSSWTRPWFIINISSWTRPWFIPNTSSWTRPWFIPNTSSWTTPWFIPNTSSWTRPWFIPNTSSWTRPWFIPNTSSWTRPWFIPNTSSWTRLWFIPHTSSWTRHSTKRLPASPHPTTVTVHC, encoded by the coding sequence atggggtgctgctgtagtaagactGAGGAATGGagagacagcgacagcgacagcgacagcgacagcgaaaGCATCAGCGGCAtcgacagtgacatcagcagtctgtcagacatcCTGCACTACAGTGGACGGAGCACGAAGacggtggagcacaggcagcacaccaccgcaggaacccagcatgcatggttggatgcagagcttaaaggagacagcagatgtaaggaggaacctgaggttcttaggaacccaacccgtggtgtcgggcccacccttgattcagatccctgtgtggcgctgcccagactgagcacaggcggagaggaaaacactccagttgTGTCAAAGCTgtccaaaccggtccagtcaACTCTTGTTGGGCCGCTGTCCGTTGCCCTCTTGGTGACTCAGGCGTCAGGTGACCATCAGAGGCCGAAGGTAGATCCAAAACCCCAACGCGATGAAAAGGGCGGCGAGGAGTTACATGTGTTAACGACGGCTCCGCCTCAGGCCTTCAAAACAACGACCCGCAGCGTCGGCTGCATGTGcgacattgatgctgatgaacttgagcaagagcagagccagggtgcaacagcaggagcaagAGATGAGTCCATCAACCGTGCTccaaaccaggttattaacacctcatcctggaccagaccctggttcattataaacatctcctcctggaccagaccctggttcattcctaacacctcctcctggaccagaccctggttcattccaaacacctcctcctggaccacaccctggttcatcccaaacacctcctcctggaccagaccctggttcatcccaaacacctcctcctggaccagaccctggttcatcccgaacacctcctcctggaccagaccctggtttattccaaacacctcctcctggaccagactctggtttattccacacacctcctcatggaccagacactccaccaaacgtctcccagcatctccacatCCCACCACCGTCACTGTGCACTGTTAG